Below is a window of Rodentibacter sp. JRC1 DNA.
AATTACGCGACATTCGATAATAGTTCAAAAATAAAGCAGCATTCATCTCTAAACGCTGCTTTAGTAATAAAATCCAAAAAGTTTAAAATTAGTATGCTAATACCGCACGACGGTTTTTAGAGTATGCCGCTTCATCATGACCTAATACAGCTGGTTTTTCTTCTCCATAAGAAACGGTTGATACTTTGCTACCTTCTACACCTTTACCTGCTAAGAAAGATTTAACTGCATCAGCACGACGTTGACCTAAAGCGATGTTGTATTCCGGTGTACCACGTTCGTCAGTGTTACCTTCAACAACAACTTTAGATGCAGGCGTTGCATTTAAGTATGCTGCATGTGCATCTAAGATTTGCACATATTCACCTTCGATGTTGTATTTGTCAAAACCGAAATATACGGTGTTGTAACGTTGTTGAAGATCTTCAACAGAGTAACCACCGAAAGTTTGACCGTTATTATTTGCACCGTTACCGGCCGCATCGTTGCTAGAAGAACTACATGCTGCCAATGCAGCTACAGAACCTGCAACTAATAATGATTTAATAAATTTGTTCATTAGATTCTCCTAATTACATTTTTTACTTAGTTAAGTACGGCGACCAAGCCGGAAATTTAACTTGACCACTACTTCCTGGAAGACTCGCCTTAAAGCGACCATCTGCGGAAACCAATTGTAGCACCTTTCCTAAACCTTGGGTAGAACTATAAATAATCATAATACCGTTAGGTGAAATGCTCGGACTTTCACCAAGGAAAGAGGTACTTAAAACTTCAGAGGCTCCGGTTGAAAGATCTTGTTTTACTACGTTATTATTACCATTAATCATAACAAGCGTTCTCCCATCAGCACTAATTTGCGCGCTACCACGCCCACCAATCGGAGTTACATCACCTCCATTGGCACTCATACGATAAATTTGAGGTGAACCGTTTCTATCTGAAGTAAACAAAATTGAGTTTCCGTCAGGAGACCATGAAGGCTCGGTATTATTACCGGCTCCTCGGGTTAATTGTGTCGGTGTTCCGCCATTTGCACCCATCACATAAATATTCAATGTTCCATCTTGTGATGAAGCAAAAGCCAAACGCGAACCGTCCGGAGAAAAAGCCGGAGCGCCATTATGGCCAGGGAATGACGCAACAACTTTACGCGCACCGGAACCTAAATCTTGCACGACTAACTGCGATTTTCTATTTTCAAATGATACGTAAGCTAAACGTTTGCCATCCGGTGACCACGCCGGCGACATAATAGGTTGAGAACTACGATTCACTACAAATTGGTTATAACCGTCATAATCCGCAACACGAACTTCATAAGGTTGTGAACCACCGTTTTTTTGTACCACATAAGCAATACGAGTTCTAAAAGCACCACGAATACCGGTTAATTTTTCAAAAACCTCATCACTTACAGTATGAGCACCGTAGCGTAACCATTTGTTGGTTACTACATAGCTGTTCTGGGCCAATATCGCTCCTGCCGTACCTGATGCCCCAACCGTATCAACAAGCTGGTAAGAAATATTATAGCCGCTACCGGTTGCCGTTATCTGTCCCACGACAACAGCATCAATCCCCAATGCAGTCCAAGCCTCAGGATTGACTTCAGAGGCTGAAGTTGGTCTTTGAGGCATTTGACTTACTGAGATAGGGTTAAATTTACCGCTATTGCGTAAATCATCAGAAACTATCTTGGCAATATCTTCCGGTGCAGTACCGGCAAACGGCACGACAGCAATTGGGCGAGCACCGTCAACCCCTTCATCAATCACAATGCGAACCTCATCTTCCGCAGAGGCATAACTTACGACAGCAAATACAACCGCAAACACGCCTATAAGCTTTTTAATTAATTTCATTTTGTTCCCTTTGAGTAAACTCATTGATTATTTCAAACCCATTATTTAATATCAAAATCAATAATCGGGGCTTTATACTTATTGTACACAGCATCAGATGGCGCAGCAGGAACTTTTTTTGTTCTTGCAACCGCACTTAATGCAGCAGTACAAATATCTTCCGGTCCAGATATTTTCTGATAACCTAGAATCGTGCCATCACGACCTAACTGAATTTTAATATGACACACTTTACCGGCAAAGCTAGGATCTTTTAAGAAACGACGTTGAATTTCTTTTTTAATCACACCGGCATATTGATCACCGACTTTACCGCCATCACCGGCACCTAATCCGGCTCCACGACCTTGAGAGCCCCCCTTGTTAGTATTACCGCCTTTAGCGGCACTACCACCACCGATATCACCGCCATTCAAGAAATTATCCAATGCCGCTTGATCCGCTTTACGCTTTGCAGCAGCTTCCGCTTTGACTTTTGCCTCGGCTGCTGCCTTTGCTTCAGCGACCGCTTTAGCTTTGGCTGCGGCCTCTGCTTTAGCCTTCGCTTCCGCTTCTTTTGCTTTAACCTCAGCCGCTCTTGCTTTCGCTTCCGCCTCGGCTTTTACTTTTTCTTCAGCTTGTTTCTTCGCTT
It encodes the following:
- the pal gene encoding peptidoglycan-associated lipoprotein Pal, with amino-acid sequence MNKFIKSLLVAGSVAALAACSSSSNDAAGNGANNNGQTFGGYSVEDLQQRYNTVYFGFDKYNIEGEYVQILDAHAAYLNATPASKVVVEGNTDERGTPEYNIALGQRRADAVKSFLAGKGVEGSKVSTVSYGEEKPAVLGHDEAAYSKNRRAVLAY
- the tolB gene encoding Tol-Pal system beta propeller repeat protein TolB, with the protein product MKLIKKLIGVFAVVFAVVSYASAEDEVRIVIDEGVDGARPIAVVPFAGTAPEDIAKIVSDDLRNSGKFNPISVSQMPQRPTSASEVNPEAWTALGIDAVVVGQITATGSGYNISYQLVDTVGASGTAGAILAQNSYVVTNKWLRYGAHTVSDEVFEKLTGIRGAFRTRIAYVVQKNGGSQPYEVRVADYDGYNQFVVNRSSQPIMSPAWSPDGKRLAYVSFENRKSQLVVQDLGSGARKVVASFPGHNGAPAFSPDGSRLAFASSQDGTLNIYVMGANGGTPTQLTRGAGNNTEPSWSPDGNSILFTSDRNGSPQIYRMSANGGDVTPIGGRGSAQISADGRTLVMINGNNNVVKQDLSTGASEVLSTSFLGESPSISPNGIMIIYSSTQGLGKVLQLVSADGRFKASLPGSSGQVKFPAWSPYLTK
- the tolA gene encoding cell envelope integrity protein TolA, which gives rise to MQNNRQKKGVNAFVISIFMHLALFGLLIWSSFYQTVEIMGGGEGDGDALGAVMVDTGNAAQEWGRIQQQKKGQTDKQKMPEPVVEEKPVKQEDILRQEELKRQQELQRQKEIERQKQEIAEKQKQQEIARQEMLEKQKRAEEAKAKQEAEAAKLKAEAEAKRLAAAAQKAEEEAKAKAAEAAQKAKKQAEEKVKAEAEAKARAAEVKAKEAEAKAKAEAAAKAKAVAEAKAAAEAKVKAEAAAKRKADQAALDNFLNGGDIGGGSAAKGGNTNKGGSQGRGAGLGAGDGGKVGDQYAGVIKKEIQRRFLKDPSFAGKVCHIKIQLGRDGTILGYQKISGPEDICTAALSAVARTKKVPAAPSDAVYNKYKAPIIDFDIK